The following is a genomic window from Candidatus Vondammii sp. HM_W22.
AAGGGCAATACCCTCCAAATAGTCTTGGCATACCAAAAATTGATGCAGGGTGTTTTTCGAGGGAACGGCCTATATCACTAAGTGATTCTCCCTTCCGCCAACGTGACCATAGTTCTTGTTTTTGATCATCTGTGAGTCCAGGTCTGCCAAGTCTTGCCATCACATAATCCCCATAAATTGATCATTGAGTATAATGTGTTGCATCAACCCATTGAATCTACAATGGCATTGTTTGCTATTGAACGGGGTCTTAGCCAAAGGCGAGCAAGCTGGCTTTGTACGACACCGCGATCGGGGCTTCACTATATTCAAAACGAGAACGTCGTGACCGGCATCTGTCGGCCGCGTTGCGTGTAGTGGTGCGGGAGGATCCCAGTTGGGGCTATCGTTTAGCAGGCGCCTATCTGCGGCTCAGACGGTTGGCAGGTAAACAACAAACGCGTATATCGATTCTGGAGGCTTAATGGCCTGTGTTTGCCGCCTTATCGCCCTCGACGGAAGATTCGCACTGGGGTAAAACTGGAGGGATTGGCGCTACGACGGAATGATGTGTGGGCATGGGATTTCGTACATGACCGCTATCATGACGCAGAGCCTCTGCGGTACTTGACGGTCAAGGACGAAGCAACCGGTTATTGTCTGGCAATCAAAACTGGTCGATACCTACAGAGTCAACACGTGAAAGCGGTGCTACGTGAATTAATCATTCGCTACGGAATTCCCCGAGCCATTCGCAGCGACAACGGAGCTGAGCTGTTGGCCTTCGTACTGCGCGAGGAACTGGAAAAGGATGATATTAAGCTAGCCAATATTGAACTGGGAAAACCCTGGCAAAATGGCAGCAATGAAAGCTTCAACGGCATTTTCCGCAAGGAGTGTTTAAATGCAGAGATATTTGGTAGCCTGACCGAAGCCAGAGTTGTTATTGAACAGTGGCGTTGCCGATATAATGAGCGGCGACCCCACAGTTCACAACACTACGTCACGCCAGAGAATGGGGGCATTTCACTAACTCCGCCGCCATGTCGCTGCCGCGCAGAATCGATAGCGTTACCCAGGCGGCAGCCTATATTGGTTTGCGAAAAACCAGAGCATAAGCCAGCTTAATCGTCCTTTCAGGCATGGAGAACAAACCCCAGGAGCTGTTTAATACCATACTGGTACGTGGGCCATATGTGTCAGGCGCTGGTGCAGAGTGAACAAGCTGATGAACGTGGCATGGCCTTCACCGCGGGCCTGCTCTCAATCCTCAACAGTTTGTTCGATCAGCCACTGGCAGAAGAGATTCTGACAGACCTCCCTCTC
Proteins encoded in this region:
- a CDS encoding integrase core domain-containing protein gives rise to the protein MPPYRPRRKIRTGVKLEGLALRRNDVWAWDFVHDRYHDAEPLRYLTVKDEATGYCLAIKTGRYLQSQHVKAVLRELIIRYGIPRAIRSDNGAELLAFVLREELEKDDIKLANIELGKPWQNGSNESFNGIFRKECLNAEIFGSLTEARVVIEQWRCRYNERRPHSSQHYVTPENGGISLTPPPCRCRAESIALPRRQPILVCEKPEHKPA